One Faecalispora anaeroviscerum genomic window carries:
- the hrcA gene encoding heat-inducible transcriptional repressor HrcA: MELSDRKLKILAAIVDAYVKTGEPVGSKALAADLSVSSATVRNEMADLAEMGLLEQPHTSAGRIPSQKGYRVYIDRVMSLRPVTQEEQRYLDGMLFSSAYDQQKLLEGVSQMLAGLTRFAAVSTAPSGKTADIRALQFVQTSRRTAMLILLTSAGTMKHQIFRCEFDLSPEILRVFFRVLNERLAGVPVAAVTPAYIQTLAASLGDLTVLMSSALMALLESAQESVEPEVRLNGQMNLLFHPEFERGNARRVMDFLERPQDLAQLLLQPQKEVRVMIGDETRHPELRESSIIVAQYTIDGQRAGAIGIIGPTRMDYAGLIGKMEYLSHTVGRLLTELRQEE, encoded by the coding sequence ATGGAGCTGAGCGACAGAAAACTGAAGATCCTGGCGGCGATTGTAGATGCTTATGTGAAAACCGGCGAGCCGGTTGGGTCGAAAGCGCTGGCTGCTGATTTGAGTGTTTCCTCCGCCACTGTAAGAAACGAAATGGCCGATCTCGCGGAGATGGGGCTGCTGGAGCAGCCGCATACCTCCGCCGGTCGGATCCCTTCCCAGAAGGGCTACCGCGTTTATATCGACCGGGTGATGAGCCTTCGGCCCGTCACGCAGGAAGAGCAGCGGTATTTGGATGGGATGCTGTTTTCCAGCGCGTACGACCAGCAAAAGCTGCTGGAGGGGGTATCGCAGATGCTGGCGGGGCTTACCCGCTTTGCGGCGGTTTCCACCGCTCCGTCAGGCAAAACGGCGGATATTCGCGCTTTGCAGTTTGTGCAGACGAGCCGCAGAACCGCGATGCTGATTCTGCTGACCTCAGCGGGCACGATGAAACACCAGATTTTCCGGTGTGAATTTGATTTGTCGCCCGAGATTCTGCGGGTATTTTTCCGGGTGCTTAATGAGCGTTTGGCCGGTGTGCCTGTGGCCGCCGTTACTCCGGCGTATATTCAGACCCTGGCCGCTTCTCTCGGCGATTTAACGGTGCTGATGTCCTCGGCGCTCATGGCTCTGCTGGAATCCGCGCAGGAATCTGTTGAACCGGAGGTTCGCCTGAACGGGCAGATGAATCTGCTGTTCCACCCCGAGTTTGAGCGCGGCAACGCCCGCCGGGTGATGGATTTTCTAGAGCGTCCGCAAGACCTGGCGCAGCTGCTGTTGCAGCCGCAGAAAGAGGTTCGCGTGATGATCGGGGATGAAACCCGGCATCCTGAGCTGCGGGAATCGAGCATTATTGTGGCACAGTACACAATCGACGGCCAGCGTGCCGGCGCCATTGGCATTATCGGCCCCACCCGCATGGATTACGCGGGGCTGATTGGCAAGATGGAATACCTGTCCCACACGGTGGGCAGGCTCCTGACGGAGCTTCGTCAGGAAGAATAG
- a CDS encoding YdbT family protein, with amino-acid sequence MTKRPHVVTLWNYLSRFFFLLIVPLLQAVFRAPFSEVAWSSLPGVVAVVGISCFQYLSCEYGFTAVEENGHSLSILYWNSGLFFQKHRILPADCVASVFLRLNPVLDLFGAAQVMLDSPAANAKRPSLTLLLKKKAPMAWWDELRGEITHRYKASPVRVVLMAISWSNPASGLLLIGILLDRAGKLLGEELTRQLYGIYESVNQVQRLIAWGLPPAVAIIGWLMGLGWFCAFLVQFFRYAFFTAGVCPTGTMISRGMLVRSRQLLTNQAIRAVAIRQTLVMRLMHLSSVYLHTIGSGKEKGDRSLLMAAANTRELRYHLAHFYPKESSYFFSREGMKLIRPPKNTLMSFLLVPLLHASAIITLYLLFVRYLPLFSPLVLFLLAFPLYHLLLRTAAYRNSFLAEDNTHIAACSYVSDQLFTAVIPKSAVQAVVIRQNPLQQRSGRCSVRLCIGTEKGACFDLRHFRLSDVEQLSFTPEKTERQ; translated from the coding sequence ATGACTAAACGCCCGCATGTTGTCACGCTTTGGAACTACCTCTCCCGCTTTTTCTTTCTGTTGATTGTCCCACTGCTGCAGGCTGTGTTCCGTGCGCCGTTTTCCGAGGTGGCGTGGAGCAGCCTACCCGGCGTGGTGGCTGTCGTGGGAATTTCCTGCTTTCAGTACCTCAGCTGCGAGTACGGCTTCACCGCCGTAGAGGAAAACGGACACAGCCTTTCTATTTTATATTGGAATAGCGGGCTGTTTTTTCAAAAGCACCGTATTCTCCCAGCCGACTGCGTTGCTTCGGTCTTTTTGCGACTAAACCCAGTTCTCGATCTGTTTGGCGCGGCACAGGTGATGCTTGACAGCCCCGCCGCGAACGCCAAGCGCCCCAGCCTGACGCTGCTCCTCAAAAAGAAAGCACCGATGGCGTGGTGGGATGAGCTGCGTGGAGAAATTACGCACCGCTATAAAGCAAGCCCCGTGCGCGTGGTGTTGATGGCTATTTCGTGGTCAAACCCGGCTTCGGGCCTGCTTTTGATCGGCATTCTGCTCGACCGCGCCGGGAAGCTGCTCGGCGAAGAACTGACCCGGCAGCTGTACGGAATTTATGAAAGCGTGAATCAAGTTCAGAGGCTGATTGCCTGGGGGCTGCCTCCCGCAGTCGCCATCATCGGCTGGCTGATGGGGCTTGGATGGTTCTGTGCCTTTCTGGTGCAGTTTTTTCGTTACGCTTTTTTCACCGCGGGCGTTTGCCCCACCGGCACCATGATTTCACGCGGGATGCTCGTTCGCAGCCGGCAGCTGCTCACCAATCAGGCCATCCGTGCGGTAGCGATCCGCCAGACGCTGGTGATGCGCCTAATGCATCTTTCATCAGTATACCTGCACACGATTGGCTCCGGCAAAGAAAAAGGAGACCGCAGTCTGCTAATGGCTGCCGCAAACACCCGCGAGCTGCGGTACCACCTTGCTCACTTCTACCCAAAGGAATCGTCGTATTTCTTTTCGCGTGAGGGAATGAAACTCATTCGCCCGCCCAAAAACACGCTGATGAGCTTCCTTCTGGTGCCGCTGCTGCACGCATCTGCAATTATTACGCTTTACTTGCTGTTCGTGCGGTATCTCCCCTTGTTTTCACCGCTGGTGCTGTTTCTGCTGGCGTTCCCTTTGTATCACCTGCTTCTGCGCACGGCGGCGTACCGCAATTCCTTTCTGGCGGAAGACAATACCCATATTGCCGCCTGCAGCTACGTGAGCGACCAGTTGTTTACGGCGGTAATCCCCAAGAGCGCGGTACAGGCTGTGGTAATCCGTCAGAATCCCCTCCAGCAACGCAGCGGTCGCTGCAGTGTACGGCTGTGCATTGGCACCGAAAAGGGTGCCTGCTTTGACCTGCGCCATTTTCGCCTGAGCGATGTTGAACAGCTCTCTTTTACCCCGGAAAAAACAGAACGGCAATAA
- the secA gene encoding preprotein translocase subunit SecA codes for MNVLAKFFGNYSKRELKRIQPLCDAVLALEEKYKAMSDAELKAQTPALKERLENGETLDDILPDAFAVCREGSARILEMRHFPVQIIGGIVLHQGRISEMKTGEGKTLVATLPAYLNALSGKGVHVVTVNDYLARRDSEWMGKVYRFLGLTVGLIVHDMDNDQRKAAYEADITYGTNNEMGFDYLRDNMVIYKENKVQRGHNYAIVDEVDSILIDEARTPLIISGQGDKSTELYALADRLAKQLKMVRVAEVDEKEDNDELYKEYDYVVNEKLKTASLTPSGVKKAEQYFQIENLTDAENLTIQHHVNQAIKANGVMRNDIDYVVKDGEVIIVDEFTGRLMYGRRYNEGLHQAIEAKEGVEVARESKTLATITFQNYFRLYSKLSGMTGTAMTEEEEFREIYKLDVVEIPTNRELAREDLPDVVYKTEKAKFDAVIEDVEEHYKKGQPVLVGTISIEKSEILSSMLKRRGVKHEVLNAKYHEKEAEIVAQAGKKGAVTIATNMAGRGTDIMLGGNAEYMAKSEMRRMQFSEELISESTAYSDTQDPEILEARKTFVELNEKFKDQVRPIAEEVCSLGGLYIIGTERHESRRIDNQLRGRAGRQGDPGKSRFYISLEDDLMRLFGGERISNLMDSLKVEEDMPIEAGMLSKTIESAQRKVEGRNFGIRKNVLQYDDVMNRQREVIYKQRDQVLNGENIRGQIITMIEQAIDTNIKRYLPEDQLHDDWDFKGLRDHYMGWLLHEDDLNFTPEELEDLDPEFVKNELLQIANRMYEQREQEFSPEIVRELERVILLKNVDTLWMDHIDAMEELQRGIRLRAYAQRDPVVEYRMEGFDMFDSMIAQIRENTARMMLTVRLQTKEEPKREEVAKPTMATGAGDGSEENHPVVNGKKVGRNDPCPCGSGKKYKKCCGREE; via the coding sequence ATGAATGTTTTAGCCAAGTTCTTTGGTAATTACAGCAAACGTGAGCTGAAGCGAATTCAGCCCCTTTGCGATGCTGTTCTGGCGTTGGAGGAAAAATACAAAGCCATGTCGGACGCCGAGCTGAAAGCGCAGACTCCCGCGCTGAAGGAAAGGCTCGAAAATGGCGAAACGCTTGACGACATCCTGCCCGATGCGTTTGCCGTTTGCCGGGAAGGCTCTGCCCGTATTTTGGAGATGCGCCATTTTCCGGTACAGATCATTGGCGGCATCGTGCTGCACCAGGGACGCATCAGTGAAATGAAAACCGGTGAAGGTAAAACTCTGGTGGCAACTCTGCCGGCGTATCTGAATGCGCTTTCCGGCAAGGGTGTGCATGTGGTTACGGTCAACGATTATTTGGCCCGCCGCGACTCGGAGTGGATGGGCAAGGTGTACCGATTCCTTGGCCTGACCGTCGGACTGATCGTTCACGATATGGACAACGATCAGCGCAAGGCCGCCTATGAGGCGGACATCACATACGGCACCAACAACGAGATGGGCTTTGACTACCTGCGCGACAACATGGTGATCTACAAAGAGAATAAGGTACAGCGCGGCCACAACTACGCGATCGTCGATGAGGTGGACTCCATTCTGATTGATGAGGCTCGCACACCTTTGATTATTTCGGGCCAGGGGGATAAATCCACTGAGCTGTATGCACTGGCCGACCGCCTTGCCAAGCAGCTTAAGATGGTTCGCGTGGCTGAGGTGGATGAAAAGGAAGACAACGACGAGCTGTACAAGGAGTATGACTACGTCGTCAACGAAAAGCTGAAAACCGCTTCTCTCACCCCCTCCGGTGTGAAGAAGGCGGAGCAATATTTCCAGATTGAGAACCTGACCGATGCGGAGAACCTGACGATCCAGCACCACGTGAATCAGGCCATTAAGGCGAACGGTGTGATGCGCAACGATATTGACTACGTCGTGAAGGACGGCGAGGTTATCATTGTGGATGAGTTCACCGGCCGCTTGATGTATGGCCGCCGCTATAACGAGGGACTGCACCAGGCCATCGAGGCAAAAGAAGGGGTGGAGGTTGCCCGCGAGAGCAAAACGCTGGCTACCATCACATTCCAGAATTACTTCCGTCTGTACTCGAAGCTCTCCGGTATGACCGGTACGGCCATGACCGAAGAGGAGGAGTTCCGCGAGATCTACAAGCTGGACGTAGTGGAGATTCCCACCAACCGTGAGCTTGCGCGTGAAGACTTGCCCGACGTCGTCTACAAGACGGAGAAGGCGAAGTTCGACGCCGTGATCGAGGACGTGGAAGAACACTACAAAAAGGGACAACCCGTGCTGGTTGGTACAATCTCGATTGAAAAATCCGAGATTCTCAGCAGTATGCTCAAGCGCCGCGGCGTAAAGCATGAGGTGCTGAACGCGAAGTACCATGAAAAGGAAGCTGAAATCGTTGCGCAGGCCGGTAAAAAGGGCGCCGTGACCATTGCCACCAATATGGCAGGGCGCGGTACCGATATTATGCTGGGCGGCAACGCCGAATATATGGCAAAATCCGAGATGCGCCGCATGCAGTTCAGCGAAGAGCTCATCAGCGAATCTACCGCGTATTCCGATACGCAGGACCCCGAAATTCTGGAGGCCCGCAAAACCTTTGTGGAGCTGAATGAAAAATTCAAGGATCAAGTCCGGCCCATAGCCGAAGAGGTCTGCTCGTTGGGCGGCCTTTATATCATCGGCACCGAGCGCCACGAATCCCGCCGTATCGACAACCAGCTGCGCGGCCGTGCCGGTCGTCAGGGAGACCCCGGTAAAAGCCGGTTTTATATTTCGTTGGAAGATGATCTGATGCGTTTGTTCGGCGGTGAGCGAATCTCGAATTTGATGGATTCCCTCAAGGTGGAAGAGGATATGCCGATTGAGGCGGGTATGCTCTCAAAAACCATTGAAAGCGCCCAGCGCAAGGTGGAAGGCCGTAACTTCGGCATCCGCAAAAACGTTCTGCAGTACGACGACGTGATGAACCGTCAGCGCGAGGTCATCTACAAGCAGCGCGACCAGGTGCTGAACGGCGAAAATATTCGTGGCCAGATCATCACGATGATCGAGCAGGCGATCGATACCAATATTAAGCGCTACCTGCCGGAGGACCAGCTGCATGATGACTGGGATTTCAAGGGCTTGCGAGACCACTATATGGGCTGGCTGCTGCATGAGGACGACCTCAACTTTACACCGGAGGAGTTGGAAGACCTTGACCCCGAGTTTGTAAAGAACGAGCTGCTCCAAATTGCAAACCGCATGTACGAGCAGCGTGAGCAAGAGTTCAGCCCAGAAATTGTGCGTGAGCTGGAGCGTGTGATTCTGCTTAAGAATGTTGATACCCTGTGGATGGATCATATCGACGCGATGGAAGAGCTGCAGCGCGGTATTCGCCTGCGCGCCTATGCCCAGCGTGACCCTGTGGTGGAATACCGCATGGAGGGCTTCGATATGTTCGACTCGATGATCGCACAGATCCGTGAGAACACGGCCCGCATGATGCTGACGGTTCGACTGCAAACGAAGGAAGAGCCGAAGCGCGAAGAGGTGGCGAAGCCCACAATGGCCACGGGCGCGGGTGATGGCAGCGAAGAAAATCACCCCGTGGTGAACGGTAAAAAGGTTGGCCGCAATGATCCCTGCCCCTGCGGGAGCGGTAAAAAATATAAAAAGTGCTGCGGCCGTGAGGAATAA
- the dnaK gene encoding molecular chaperone DnaK — protein sequence MSKTIGIDLGTTNSCVAVIEGGEPVVISNAEGARTTPSVVAFSKTGERMVGQVAKRQAITNPDRTISSIKREMGSAYKVNIDGKSYTPQEISAMILQKLKADAEAYLGEPVTSAVITVPAYFTDAQRQATKDAGKIAGLDVKRIINEPTAAALSYGIDKGNDQKVMVYDLGGGTFDVSIIEMGDGVQEVLATAGNNRLGGDDFDKRVMDWMVDSFKKEAGIDLSGDKMAMQRLKEAAEKAKIELSGMTSASINLPFITADSTGPKHLDLTLSRAKFNELTADLVEKTMGPVRQALQDSGLQISEISKVLMVGGSSRIPAVQDAVKSLIGKDPFKGINPDECVAIGAALQAGVLGGEVQGLLLLDVTPLSLGVETMGGIMTKIIERNTTIPTKKSQVFSTAADGQTQVEVNVLQGEREFARDNKQLALFKLDGIAPAPRGIPQIEVTFDLDANGIVNVSAKDLGTGKEQHITITSSTNMNKDEIDKAVKEAEKFAAEDKKRREEVDTKNEAENLCYSVEKLISDSGDKLEEADKTELNQKVSELKGMLNSASVEELKLKTEDLQKSLYAVSEKLYKAAAPQGGAPAPDMGGQPQQDPAAGDGQTVYDADFKDVDDSQK from the coding sequence ATGTCAAAGACAATTGGTATCGACTTAGGTACAACCAACTCCTGCGTAGCTGTCATCGAAGGCGGCGAGCCTGTCGTCATTTCAAACGCGGAAGGCGCACGCACCACTCCCTCTGTGGTTGCATTTTCCAAAACCGGCGAGCGTATGGTAGGCCAGGTGGCAAAGCGCCAGGCCATCACCAACCCCGACCGCACCATTTCTTCGATTAAAAGAGAAATGGGCAGCGCGTATAAGGTAAATATCGACGGAAAGAGCTACACCCCGCAGGAAATCTCGGCGATGATCCTGCAAAAGCTGAAGGCAGACGCGGAAGCATATCTGGGCGAGCCTGTTACCTCCGCAGTCATCACGGTTCCGGCTTATTTTACAGACGCACAGCGCCAGGCAACCAAGGACGCGGGTAAGATCGCCGGCCTGGATGTCAAGAGAATCATCAATGAACCGACTGCCGCGGCTTTGTCCTACGGGATTGACAAGGGCAACGACCAGAAGGTAATGGTATACGATTTGGGCGGCGGCACGTTCGATGTGTCCATCATTGAGATGGGCGACGGCGTACAGGAGGTTCTCGCTACCGCCGGTAACAACCGTCTGGGCGGCGACGACTTCGACAAGCGCGTGATGGACTGGATGGTCGATAGCTTCAAGAAGGAAGCCGGAATTGATCTGAGCGGCGATAAAATGGCAATGCAGCGCCTGAAGGAAGCTGCCGAAAAAGCGAAAATTGAGCTTTCCGGCATGACCTCCGCTTCGATTAACCTGCCGTTTATTACGGCTGATTCCACCGGACCGAAGCATCTGGATTTGACCCTCTCTCGCGCAAAGTTCAATGAGCTGACCGCTGATTTGGTTGAAAAGACCATGGGCCCCGTGCGCCAGGCACTGCAGGATTCCGGCCTTCAGATTTCCGAAATCAGCAAGGTACTGATGGTTGGCGGTTCCTCCAGAATCCCGGCGGTACAGGATGCGGTTAAGAGCCTGATCGGCAAAGATCCGTTCAAGGGCATCAACCCCGACGAGTGCGTTGCCATCGGCGCCGCGCTGCAGGCCGGTGTTCTGGGCGGCGAGGTTCAGGGCCTGCTGCTGCTGGATGTCACTCCCCTTTCGTTGGGCGTTGAAACCATGGGCGGCATCATGACCAAGATCATTGAACGCAACACCACCATCCCGACCAAGAAGAGCCAGGTATTCTCCACCGCGGCGGATGGTCAGACTCAGGTAGAGGTTAATGTGCTGCAGGGTGAGCGTGAATTTGCCCGCGACAACAAGCAGCTGGCTCTGTTCAAGCTGGACGGCATCGCTCCTGCTCCCCGTGGAATTCCCCAGATCGAGGTTACCTTTGACCTTGATGCCAACGGCATCGTCAATGTATCCGCAAAGGATCTTGGTACCGGCAAGGAGCAGCACATCACGATTACCTCCAGCACCAACATGAACAAGGACGAGATCGACAAGGCTGTGAAGGAAGCGGAAAAGTTTGCCGCTGAGGATAAGAAGCGCCGCGAAGAGGTCGACACCAAGAACGAGGCCGAAAACCTGTGCTATTCTGTTGAGAAGCTGATCTCCGACAGCGGCGACAAGCTGGAGGAGGCCGACAAGACCGAACTGAACCAGAAGGTTTCGGAGCTGAAGGGCATGCTGAACTCCGCTTCCGTCGAGGAGCTTAAGCTCAAGACGGAAGATCTGCAGAAGAGCCTGTACGCGGTTTCTGAGAAGCTGTATAAGGCTGCTGCACCACAGGGCGGCGCTCCGGCTCCCGATATGGGCGGCCAGCCCCAGCAGGACCCGGCGGCGGGCGACGGCCAAACGGTGTACGATGCGGACTTTAAAGACGTGGACGACAGCCAGAAATAA
- the grpE gene encoding nucleotide exchange factor GrpE has product MSKQDAVKKAAKQAEEAADTQKEKEFNAAEQPQAETPGTDSGDAQLKKLQEQLEQSSAELEKQKDLLLRTAAEYDNYRKRTEREKTMVYTDATADTIEKVLPVCDNLERALAQQGGSAEDLRKGVEMVLGQLNGALSKMGVAVIGLQGEPFNPEIHNAVSHIEDANLGENVVAEVLQKGYRIGERIIRHAIVQVAN; this is encoded by the coding sequence TTGAGCAAACAGGATGCCGTAAAAAAGGCGGCGAAGCAGGCCGAAGAGGCCGCAGATACACAAAAGGAAAAAGAGTTCAACGCGGCGGAGCAGCCGCAGGCGGAAACACCGGGAACCGATTCGGGTGACGCACAGCTGAAAAAGCTGCAAGAGCAGCTGGAACAGTCCTCTGCCGAGCTAGAGAAGCAAAAAGATCTGCTTCTGCGCACCGCGGCGGAATACGATAACTACCGCAAGCGCACCGAGCGCGAAAAAACAATGGTCTATACAGATGCCACAGCGGATACGATTGAAAAGGTTCTGCCGGTCTGCGATAATCTGGAGCGGGCGTTGGCTCAGCAGGGCGGCTCCGCAGAGGATCTGCGCAAGGGTGTTGAGATGGTTCTCGGCCAGCTGAACGGCGCGCTCTCTAAAATGGGCGTTGCGGTCATCGGGCTTCAGGGAGAACCCTTTAATCCGGAGATACACAATGCCGTGTCCCATATTGAGGATGCGAACCTGGGCGAAAATGTGGTGGCAGAGGTGCTCCAAAAGGGCTACCGAATCGGGGAGCGTATCATTCGCCACGCGATTGTTCAGGTAGCCAACTGA
- the dnaJ gene encoding molecular chaperone DnaJ yields MAEKRDYYEVMGVPKNASDDEIKKAYRKLAKQYHPDLNPGDKASETKFKEVNEAYEVLSDKEKKARYDQFGHAGVDPNFGGGPGGSPFDGDIDLGDIFNSFFGGFGVGRNANPNAPRRGRDAQASVTISFEEAAKGTKKQVSYQRIESCQSCGGSGAESGTESKTCPQCGGTGQVRVSQRTPFGVVQTSRGCDRCGGKGKIIDHPCSTCSGAGRVRKTKTLEISIPAGIDDGQTLNVGGHGDAGTNGGPSGDLHVYITVRPHAIFERRGNDVWCEMPITFAQATLGAEVVVPTLDGKVSYQVHDGTQPGDVFKLRGKGIPNIQGRGRGDQYVRVTIEVPKNLTDRQKELLKEFDSTADDRNYQKRKSFFDKIKNLFDTEK; encoded by the coding sequence TTGGCGGAAAAAAGGGATTATTATGAGGTAATGGGCGTACCCAAGAATGCCTCTGACGACGAAATTAAAAAGGCTTACCGCAAACTGGCAAAACAGTATCACCCTGACCTGAACCCGGGGGATAAAGCGTCAGAAACGAAGTTTAAAGAGGTCAACGAGGCGTACGAGGTCTTGTCTGATAAAGAGAAAAAGGCGCGGTATGATCAGTTTGGCCATGCGGGGGTAGATCCCAACTTTGGCGGCGGCCCCGGCGGCAGCCCCTTTGACGGCGACATTGATCTGGGCGATATTTTCAATAGCTTTTTCGGCGGCTTCGGCGTGGGTCGCAATGCAAACCCCAATGCTCCCCGGCGTGGGCGCGACGCGCAGGCGTCGGTCACGATCTCGTTTGAAGAGGCCGCGAAGGGTACCAAAAAGCAGGTTTCTTACCAGCGGATTGAGTCGTGTCAATCCTGCGGCGGCTCCGGCGCGGAAAGCGGAACAGAATCGAAAACCTGCCCGCAGTGCGGCGGTACCGGCCAGGTGCGGGTGAGCCAGCGCACGCCGTTCGGCGTGGTGCAAACCTCCCGTGGGTGTGACCGCTGCGGCGGCAAGGGCAAGATCATCGATCATCCGTGCAGTACTTGCAGCGGTGCGGGGCGCGTGAGAAAGACGAAAACGCTCGAGATTTCGATCCCGGCCGGCATCGACGACGGCCAGACCCTCAACGTGGGCGGGCATGGCGACGCCGGAACAAACGGCGGCCCGTCGGGTGACCTGCATGTGTATATTACCGTGCGTCCTCACGCGATCTTTGAGCGCCGCGGCAACGATGTGTGGTGCGAAATGCCCATCACCTTTGCACAGGCGACTCTGGGCGCGGAGGTTGTGGTTCCCACGCTCGACGGCAAGGTCAGCTATCAGGTGCACGACGGTACCCAGCCGGGCGATGTGTTCAAGCTGCGCGGCAAGGGAATCCCGAATATTCAAGGCCGCGGGCGCGGCGACCAGTATGTGCGCGTGACGATTGAGGTGCCGAAGAACCTGACGGACCGCCAGAAGGAGCTTCTCAAGGAGTTCGACAGCACCGCAGATGACCGCAACTACCAGAAACGCAAGAGTTTTTTCGATAAGATCAAGAATCTGTTCGATACAGAGAAATAA
- a CDS encoding response regulator: MDNKYSLLIADDDEITREGIRKYLLRQFPCIESVWTAKDGLEAYELFEQKRPDLIFTDIAMPRCDGLELIQTLHQNGYSPKVVIISAHENFSYAQNAVRLGVGDYLIKPILPAQIKQITQKLLDEIIQHDMFLNNINEMMNKYQKNLPILRERFFHSILHEELSEERILEKARLVDLDLTGKSYTVAVLKVRAHAQESQSEAEQFANFFPAVIDTVFPPEIRVYHRILGSSDEVLILVSDNPDTNQLFRSVNASLNKFLASAKKYTGLLVSGALGRQYNSAEGIRTSYREAVNTLLSDGGQPADSIRNYEDISPNLDQEFRMDSELEKNLLQSVKYQSYSHCLDLIDRMAEQASGFDNVKFEYIKTYFLKLTVLILRELQVTYAEKADLPVYFDGLFATQDMESCLSWFKLFICNVVSRYQKLNQEKGHSLANRAKHIISDHIADSSFNIDDVASVLYISSNYLRQIFRQQSGESFVEYLTRIRMEKALKLLQDPAAKLKIQEIAEQTGFNNQRYFSVCFKKYYGKTPTEVRGN, from the coding sequence ATGGATAACAAATACAGCCTGCTGATTGCTGACGACGACGAGATTACCCGGGAGGGCATTCGTAAATACCTGCTGAGGCAGTTCCCCTGCATCGAGTCTGTCTGGACGGCCAAGGACGGCCTGGAGGCGTATGAGCTATTCGAGCAGAAGCGTCCCGACCTTATTTTTACAGATATTGCCATGCCGCGCTGTGACGGCCTTGAGCTGATTCAGACTCTGCACCAGAACGGGTATTCGCCGAAAGTGGTCATCATCAGTGCGCACGAGAACTTTTCCTACGCGCAGAACGCCGTGCGGCTGGGTGTGGGGGATTACCTGATCAAGCCGATTCTGCCGGCCCAAATCAAACAGATCACGCAGAAGCTGCTGGATGAAATCATCCAGCACGACATGTTTTTGAATAACATCAACGAAATGATGAACAAGTACCAGAAGAACCTTCCCATTCTGCGGGAGCGATTTTTTCATTCCATCCTTCATGAGGAGCTGAGCGAGGAGCGGATTCTGGAAAAGGCCCGGCTGGTTGATCTGGACCTGACGGGCAAAAGCTATACCGTGGCGGTTTTGAAGGTAAGAGCCCATGCGCAGGAATCCCAGAGCGAGGCAGAGCAGTTCGCCAATTTCTTCCCGGCTGTGATTGATACCGTCTTTCCACCCGAAATACGTGTGTATCACAGAATACTCGGCAGCTCGGACGAGGTTCTGATCCTCGTTTCCGATAATCCCGATACCAATCAGCTGTTCCGTTCGGTCAATGCCTCCCTGAACAAATTTTTGGCCAGCGCAAAAAAATATACCGGCCTGCTGGTGAGCGGCGCGCTCGGCCGCCAGTACAACAGCGCGGAGGGAATTCGTACCTCCTATCGGGAGGCGGTCAACACGCTCCTGTCCGACGGTGGGCAGCCTGCGGATTCCATCCGCAATTATGAGGACATTTCTCCCAACCTCGACCAGGAGTTCCGGATGGACAGCGAGCTGGAAAAGAACCTGCTGCAAAGCGTGAAATATCAGTCTTACAGCCATTGCCTCGATCTGATCGACCGCATGGCGGAGCAGGCATCCGGCTTTGACAATGTCAAATTCGAGTATATCAAAACGTATTTTCTGAAGCTGACGGTGCTGATCTTACGGGAGCTTCAGGTCACCTATGCGGAAAAAGCAGACCTGCCCGTCTATTTCGATGGCCTGTTTGCCACGCAGGATATGGAGAGCTGCCTAAGCTGGTTCAAGCTGTTCATCTGCAACGTTGTCTCGCGTTACCAGAAGCTCAACCAGGAAAAGGGGCATTCCCTCGCCAATCGCGCCAAGCATATCATCAGCGACCATATTGCCGACAGCAGCTTCAACATCGACGACGTTGCTTCGGTGCTGTATATCAGTTCCAATTACCTGCGCCAGATTTTCCGGCAGCAGTCCGGCGAGTCCTTTGTGGAGTATCTGACGCGCATCCGCATGGAAAAAGCCCTGAAGCTTCTTCAGGATCCCGCCGCCAAGCTGAAAATACAGGAAATTGCTGAGCAGACGGGCTTTAATAACCAGCGCTATTTTTCGGTCTGCTTTAAAAAATACTATGGCAAAACGCCCACAGAGGTTCGCGGGAATTAA